One window of Ziziphus jujuba cultivar Dongzao chromosome 5, ASM3175591v1 genomic DNA carries:
- the LOC107406089 gene encoding large ribosomal subunit protein uL3 has translation MSHRKFEHPRHGSLGFLPRKRASRHRGKVKAFPKDDPSKPCKLTAFLGYKAGMTHIVREVEKPGSKLHKKETCEAVTIIETPPMVVVGVVGYVRTPRGLRSLNTVWAQHLSEEVRRRFYKNWCKSKKKAFTKYSKQFESEEGKKNIQAQLEKLKKYATVVRVLAHTQIRKMKGLKQKKAHLMEIQVNGGTVAQKVDFAYSFFEKQIPVDAVFQKDEMIDIIGVTKGKGYEGVVTRWGVTRLPRKTHRGLRKVACIGAWHPARVSFTVARAGQNGYHHRTEMNKKIYKLGKTGQESHTAITEFDRTEKDVTPMGGFPHYGVVKDDYLLIKGCCVGPKKRVVTLRQSLLKQTSRVALEEIKLKFIDTSSKFGHGRFQTTQEKQKFFGRLKA, from the exons atgtCTCACAGGAAGTTTGAGCACCCCAGGCATGGATCCCTTGGATTTCTTCCAAGGAAGAGAGCTTCCCGACACAGGGGAAAAG TGAAGGCTTTCCCTAAGGATGACCCAAGCAAGCCCTGCAAGCTTACTGCCTTTTTGGGTTACAAGGCTGGGATGACACATATTGTCAGGGAGGTCGAGAAACCTGGATCAA AGCTTCACAAGAAGGAGACATGCGAAGCTGTGACGATTATTGAGACCCCTCCAATGGTTGTTGTCGGTGTTGTTGGTTATGTTCGAACACCACGTGGTCTTCGCTCTCTCAACACTGTCTGGGCTCAGCATCTCAGTGAGGAGGTCAGGAGAAGGTTCTACAAGAACTGGTGCAAGTCGAAGAAGAAGGCTTTCACAAAATACTCAAAGCAGTTTGAAAGCGAGGAGGGAAAGAAAAATATCCAAGCACAGCTtgagaaattaaagaaatatgCAACTGTTGTTAGGGTTTTGGCACACACTCAG ATTAGAAAAATGAAGGGGTTGAAGCAGAAGAAAGCACACCTTATGGAGATTCAGGTGAATGGTGGGACTGTTGCACAGAAGGTGGACTTTGCTTACAGCTTCTTTGAGAAGCAAATTCCTGTGGATGCTGTTTTCCAGAAGGATGAGATGATTGACATCATTGGTGTCACAAAAGGTAAAGGTTACGAAGGTGTTGTTACTAGGTGGGGTGTAACCCGCCTTCCTCGTAAGACCCACAGGGGTCTCCGAAAGGTGGCTTGTATTGGTGCCTGGCATCCTGCCAGAGTCTCATTCACTGTTGCGAGGGCTGGTCAGAATGGATACCACCACCGTACTGAAATGAACAAGAAGATATATAAGCTTGGCAAGACTGGACAGGAGTCCCACACTGCCATCACCGAGTTTGACAG GACCGAGAAGGACGTCACTCCAATGGGTGGCTTCCCTCACTATGGTGTGGTAAAGGATGATTATTTGTTGATTAAGGGATGCTGTGTTggacctaagaagagagttgtTACTCTTCGTCAGTCCCTACTTAAACAGACATCTCGAGTTGCTCTCGAGGAGATCAAACTCAAGTTCATCGATACCTCCTCCAAGTTTGGGCATGGTCGTTTCCAGACAACACAGGAGAAACAAAAGTTCTTTGGACGACTCAAGGCGTGA
- the LOC125422829 gene encoding uncharacterized protein LOC125422829 — MDRYQRVEKPRHETPINENEIRITTQGRMRNYITYATTLLQEKGSNEIALKAMGRAINKTVMIAELIKRRIAGLHQNTAIGSTDITDMWEPLEEGLLPLETTRHVSVITITLSKKELDTSSTGYQLPIPADQVKPWTEYDYEGDGSPNTRGRGRGGRGRGRGRGNFNNGIVEYNGDNGFDGGRGYGGRGRGRGRGNGYRGRGRGYGGGNMQPESGGYNDYGGGAPPQYRGQGRGRGRARGRGRGRGFRSDGPVQAAV, encoded by the exons ATGGATCGTTATCAGCGGGTGGAGAAGCCGAGGCATGAAACCCCAATTAACGAGAATGAGATTCGCATTACCACCCAGGGAAGGATGAGGAACTACATTACCTATGCTACCACTCTCCTTCAG GAGAAAGGATCTAATGAAATTGCACTTAAAGCCATGGGTAGAGCTATTAACAAGACTGTCATGATTGCAGAACTGATTAAG AGAAGGATTGCTGGTCTTCATCAAAATACAGCTATAGGTTCAACCGATATAACTGACATGTGGGAGCCACTTGAAGAGGGCCTCCTTCC CCTTGAAACTACTCGCCATGTATCAGTGATAACGATTACTTTGTCCAAGAAGGAACTAGACACATCCTCCACTGG GTACCAACTGCCGATTCCAGCAGATCAAGTGAAACCATGGACCGAGTATGATTATGAAGGAG ATGGTTCTCCTAACACACGAGGTAGAGGTCGCGGTGGTCGAGGAAGAGGTAGAGGGAGAG GAAATTTTAACAACGGAATAGTGGAGTACAACGGTGATAATGGCTTTGATGGTGGGCGTGGCTATGGGGGTAGGGGTCGAGGTCGTGGAAGGGGGAATGGTTATCGTGGCCGTGGAAGAGGCTATGGGGGTGGAAATATGCAACCAGAATCAGGTGGTTACAATGATTATGGGGGAGGGGCACCTCCACAATATCGTg GGCAAGGGCGTGGACGAGGTAGGGCGAGAGGCCGTGGTCGTGGTAGGGGTTTTAGATCAGATGGGCCAGTACAGGCTGCTGTCTGA
- the LOC107406090 gene encoding succinate dehydrogenase assembly factor 1, mitochondrial yields MGGSSGPRLSGMQRQVLGLYRGFLRAARLKSIEDRQKIESIVSAEFRHNAKHVDRKNFLYIEYLLRRGKKQLDQLKSPDIDGLSSLDVGLSQTHHTKA; encoded by the coding sequence ATGGGGGGCTCCAGTGGGCCAAGGCTTTCTGGAATGCAGAGACAAGTACTTGGTCTATACAGAGGGTTTCTGCGAGCAGCTCGTTTGAAAAGCATTGAAGACCGTCAGAAAATTGAATCAATTGTATCTGCTGAGTTCCGCCACAATGCTAAGCATGTAGATCGCAAAAATTTCCTTTACATTGAATACTTACTGCGTCGTGGTAAGAAACAGCTTGATCAGCTCAAGAGCCCTGATATTGATGGTTTATCATCCTTGGATGTTGGTTTGTCCCAGACACATCATACTAAGGCTTGA
- the LOC107405989 gene encoding large ribosomal subunit protein uL3-like: MSHRKFEHPRHGSLGFLPRKRASRHRGKVKAFPKDDPSKPCKLTAFLGYKAGMTHIVREVEKPGSKLHKKETCEAVTIIETPPMVVVGVVGYVRTPRGLRSLNTVWAQHLSEEVRRRFYKNWCKSKKKAFTKYSKQFESEEGKKNIQAQLEKLKKYATVVRILAHTQIRKMKGLKQKKAHLMEIQVNGGTVEQKVDFAYSFFEKQIPVDAVFQKDEMIDIIGVTKGKGYEGVVTRWGVTRLPRKTHRGLRKVACIGAWHPARVSFTVARAGQNGYHHRTEMNKKIYKLGKTAQESHTAITEFDRTEKDITPMGGFPHYGVVKDDYLLIKGCCVGPKKRVVTLRQSLLKQTSRVALEEIKLKFIDTSSKFGHGRFQTTQEKQKFFGRLKA; encoded by the exons ATGTCTCACAGGAAGTTTGAACATCCAAGACATGGTTCCCTTGGATTTCTTCCAAGGAAGCGAGCTTCACGTCACAGGGGAAAAG TGAAGGCTTTCCCTAAGGATGACCCAAGCAAGCCTTGCAAGCTCACAGCCTTCTTGGGTTACAAGGCTGGAATGACACATATTGTCAGAGAGGTCGAGAAACCTGGATCAA AGCTTCACAAGAAGGAGACATGCGAAGCTGTGACGATTATTGAGACCCCTCCAATGGTTGTTGTCGGTGTTGTTGGTTATGTTCGAACACCACGTGGTCTTCGCTCTCTCAACACTGTCTGGGCTCAGCATCTCAGTGAGGAGGTCAGGAGAAGGTTCTACAAGAACTGGTGCAAGTCGAAGAAGAAGGCTTTCACAAAATACTCAAAGCAGTTTGAAAGCGAGGAGGGAAAGAAAAATATCCAAGCACAGCTtgagaaattaaagaaatatgCAACCGTTGTTAGGATTTTGGCACACACTCAG ATTAGAAAAATGAAGGGATTGAAACAGAAGAAAGCACACCTTATGGAGATTCAGGTTAATGGTGGGACTGTTGAACAGAAGGTGGACTTTGCTTACAGCTTCTTTGAGAAGCAAATTCCTGTGGATGCTGTTTTCCAGAAGGATGAGATGATTGACATCATTGGTGTCACAAAAGGTAAAGGTTACGAAGGTGTTGTTACTAGGTGGGGTGTAACCCGCCTTCCTCGTAAGACCCACAGGGGTCTCCGAAAGGTGGCTTGTATTGGTGCCTGGCATCCTGCCAGAGTCTCATTCACTGTTGCGAGGGCTGGTCAGAATGGATACCACCACCGTACTGAAATGAACAAGAAGATATATAAGCTTGGCAAGACTGCACAGGAGTCCCACACCGCTATCACCGAGTTTGACAG GACCGAGAAGGATATCACTCCAATGGGTGGCTTCCCTCACTATGGTGTGGTAAAGGATGATTATTTGTTGATTAAGGGATGCTGTGTTggacctaagaagagagttgtTACTCTTCGTCAGTCTCTACTCAAACAGACATCTCGTGTTGCTCTTGAGGAGATCAAACTCAAGTTCATCGATACCTCCTCCAAGTTTGGGCATGGTCGTTTCCAGACGACACAGGAGAAACAGAAGTTCTTTGGACGACTCAAGGCCTAA